From one Aspergillus fumigatus Af293 chromosome 8, whole genome shotgun sequence genomic stretch:
- a CDS encoding N-acetylglucosamine-6-phosphate deacetylase, which produces MPGKTTTTPRITKFTNCRIVKGSELVEQDVWIDSLSGKILKDQEAFYGLHLSPDEVVDLGGRILAPGLIDVQLNGAQGFDFSVPQASKEEYNEGLRLVNKGLARTGVTSYLPTVVSSTPEVYWKVLPSLGPSGSNHRPEDGAESLGAHVEGPFINPNRNGIHKTEVLRAAQNFEDLEECYGKENLTGSSKSVKMITVAPEVGNMVSTIPSLTSAGIVCSIGHSDATFEQALSATTAGATMVTHMFNAMRPFYHRNPGIFGLLGQSEHCRPFYGIIADGIHLHPTSIKIAYNAHPDGLVLVTDAMKLCGLPDGVYDWTNGERIVKTGARLTLEGSDKIAGSSATLIECINNFRRWSGASIADAINAATATPARLLGLQGVKGSLDSGADADLVVLSEEDDPESPTLTVCQVWKRGVKIHDSDKEIASTTTV; this is translated from the exons ATGCCAGGCAAAACAACGACTACTCCGCGTATCACCAAATTCACTAACTGTCGCATCGTCAAGGGTTCCGAGCTTGTTGAGCAGGATGTCTGGATCGATTCTCTGTCGGGcaagatcctcaaagatCAGGAAGCTTTCTATGGGTTACATCTTTCGCCAGATGAGGTCGTCGACCTCGGCGGGCGTATTCTCGCTCCGGGATTGATCGATGTCCAGCTAAATGGCGCTCAAGGTTTTGACTTCTCTGTGCCTCAAGCgtccaaggaggaatatAATGAGGGTTTGCGCTTGGTGAACAAAGGCCTTGCCAGGACCGGGGTGACTTCATACTTGCCTACTGTTGTCAGCTCAACCCCAGAGGTTTACTGGAAG GTATTGCCATCTTTGGGCCCTTCGGGCAGCAACCATCGTCCTGAGGATGGCGCGGAATCATTAGGAGCCCATGTCGAAGGGCCTTTCATCAACCCAAATCGCAATGGCATTCACAAGACCGAGGTGCTTCGTGCTGCGCAAAATTTCGAGGATCTAGAGGAGTGTTATGGCAAAGAGAATCTCACCGGAAGCTCCAAGTCAGTCAAAATGATCACAGTCGCCCCCGAGGTGGGAAACATGGTATCGACCATCCCCTCATTGACCTCGGCCGGCATCGTCTGCTCCATCGGTCACTCGGATGCGACATTCGAACAAGCGCTCTCAGCGACCACTGCGGGCGCTACAATGGTCACGCATATGTTCAATGCGATGCGGCCCTTCTACCACCGAAACCCGGGCATTTTCGGACTGCTGGGCCAGAGCGAACATTGCAGGCCCTTCTACGGCATCATCGCCGACGGTATCCATCTGCACCCGACCTCGATCAAAATCGCATACAACGCCCATCCGGACGGGCTCGTCCTCGTGACCGACGCAATGAAGCTCTGCGGCCTTCCCGACGGTGTCTATGACTGGACGAACGGCGAGCGCATCGTCAAGACGGGAGCCCGCTTGACCCTGGAGGGATCCGACAAGATCGCAGGTAGTTCGGCCACCCTGATCGAGTGCATCAACAACTTCCGGCGCTGGTCTGGCGCCTCTATAGCTGATGCCATTAACGCTGCCACGGCGACTCCGGCGCGCTTATTGGGGTTACAAGGCGTCAAGGGTTCCCTGGATAGCGGCGCCGACGCGGACCTTGTCGTGCTgagcgaggaagacgacCCTGAGTCGCCCACGCTAACTGTCTGCCAGGTGTGGAAACGGGGAGTCAAGATCCATGACTCTGATAAAGAAATAGCGTCTACAACTACAGTATGA
- the codA gene encoding GMC family oxidoreductase has product MATTNDFPSSDVNSYDYVIVGGGTAGCVIASRLAQYLPNKRILVIEGGPSDFMDDRVLNLREWLNLLGGELDYDYPTTEQPMGNSHIRHSRAKVLGGCSSHNTLISFRPFEYDCRRWEEQGCKGWSFETFTRVLDNLRNTVQPVHSRHRNQLCKDWVQACSTAMNIPIIHDFNKEIRSKGELTEGVGFFSVSYNPDDGRRSSASVAYIHPILRGEEKRPNLTILTNAWVSRVNVEGDTVTGVDVTLQSGVKHTLRAKKETILCAGAIDTPRLMLLSGLGPREQLSSLGIPVIKDLPGVGENLLDHPETIIIWELNRPVPPNQTTMDSDAGIFLRREAPNAAGSDGRAADIMMHCYQIPFCLNTARLGYETPVDAFCMTPNIPRPRSRGRLYLTSADPSVKPALDFRYFTDPEGYDAATIVAGLKAARRIAQQAPFKDWIKREVAPGPKVQTDEELSEYGRRVAHTVYHPAGTTKMGDISRDPMAVVDHQLKVRGLKNVRIADAGVFPEMTTINPMLTVLAIGERAAELIAEEAGWTREQPKL; this is encoded by the exons ATGGCCACCACAAACGATTTCCCTTCATCCGACGTCAATAGCTATGACTATGTTATTGTCGGCGGCGGCACGGCTGGCTGTGTCATTGCTAGTCGACTGGCTCAGTACTTGCCCAATAAGCGTATCCTAGTCATCGAGGGTGGTCCCAGCGACTTCATGGATGACAGAGTCCTTAATCTGCGGGAATGGCTCAATCTCCTGGGAGGCGAGCTAGACTATGACTATCCCACCACAGAGCAGCCCATGG gCAACAGCCATATCCGTCACTCTCGCGCCAAGGTCTTGGGTGGTTGTTCCAGCCACAACACTCTCATTTCCTTCCGCCCCTTCGAGTATGACTGCAGGAGATGGGAAGAGCAGGGTTGCAAGGGCTGGTCCTTTGAGACCTTTACTCGCGTCCTCGACAACCTGCGGAACACTGTGCAGCCCGTTCACAGTCGTCACAGAAACCAGCTGTGCAAGGACTGGGTGCAGGCTTGCTCGACTGCCATGAACATTCCCATCATCCACGATTTCAACAAGGAAATCCGTTCCAAGGGTGAACTGACGGAGGGTGTTGGTTTCTTCTCGGTCTCGTACAatccagatgatggccgTCGCAGCAGTGCTAGTGTGGCATACATCCACCCTATCTTGCGCGGTGAGGAAAAGCGCCCCAACTTGACTATTCTTACCAACGCGTGGGTGTCTCGCGTGAATGTCGAAGGAGACACCGTCACCGGTGTTGACGTGACTCTGCAATCCGGTGTCAAACACACCTTGCGAGCCAAGAAGGAAACTATTCTTTGTGCCGGTGCTATTGATACGCCGAGATTGATGCTCCTCTCAGGGCTGGGACCCCGTGAGCAGCTGAGTTCTCTGGGGATTCCGGTCATCAAGGATTTGCCtggtgttggtgaaaaccTCCTCGATCACCCAGAGACTATTATTATCTGGGAGCTCAACCGTCCTGTTCCCCCCAATCAGACTACCATGGATTCGGATGCGGGCATCTTCCTGCGGCGCGAAGCTCCCAATGCGGCTGGCTCTGATGGCCGTGCCGCCGATATCATGATGCATTGCTATCAGATTCCCTTCTGCCTCAACACGGCCCGTCTGGGCTATGAAACCCCAGTTGATGCCTTTTGCATGACACCCAACATTCCTCGCCCCCGCTCTCGTGGTCGTCTCTACCTGACCTCCGCAGACCCCTCGGTGAAGCCGGCATTGGATTTCCGCTACTTCACTGACCCCGAGGGCTATGACGCCGCAACCATCGTGGCCGGTCTCAAGGCGGCGCGCCGGATTGCCCAGCAGGCTCCGTTCAAGGATTGGATTAAGCGTGAGGTGGCGCCGGGACCTAAGGTCCAGACTGATGAGGAGTTGTCAGAGTACGGTCGCCGTGTGGCTCACACGGTCTACCACCCTGCTGGTACCACCAAGATGGGAGATATCTCTCGCGATCCCATGGCTGTTGTCGACCACCAGCTCAAAGTCCGTGGCCTGAAGAATGTCCGTATTGCGGACGCTGGTGTTTTCCCTGAGATGACCACCATCAACCCGATGCTGACGGTGTTGGCTATCGGAGAACGCGCTGCTGAGCTGATCGCTGAAGAGGCTGGTTGGACTCGGGAACAGCCCAAGCTGTAG
- the farB1 gene encoding putative C6 transcription factor (Ctf1B), giving the protein MTDLAVSSTPASANTMESESQSKRKASAAGLSANSRPVKRRASKACCCCRARKVRCDVVENGSPCTNCRLDQVECVVTESKRRKKSRIEVENGTRQPSQSPADGLDDAGSFLRRLSESHGLNADIAPESPSQQSVDLDQGHHMPHLLYQSQANRIGGGNHFRRRMAPNPAVPATLPLHHVTSQIQQLLDPSFSNARSGGVLLPDYIRGLPSRLQREDIEYLSMKGALTVPDVGLRNELLKAYIHYVHTYMPLLDLEEFLQTIVQNDGIHRMSLLLFQAVMFAGTAFIDLKHLHAAGYPSRKAARKVFFQRARLLYDFDYEVDRISLVQSLLLMTYWYETPDDQKDTWHWMGVSLSLAHTIGLHRDPGNSRMDARRQRMWKRIWWSTYTRDRLIALGMRRPMRVKDDDCDVPMLTLDDFEFHPFSPEIVRMVGNSEILQNVEHQKKLALMFIEKAKLCLCVSHVLSAQYSVLSHKFGGTMETTMMLVPKKSAAETFEVRRCDQELEDWLANLPAEIQYTPAASAKLTEAQEVLHSHRALLKMVYLTTSSALHRPQVLPANPFPSMDAELQEISRNKVRFAAVEITNIAQDLHSLDLTRYFPTTGVTVLLPAVIIHLLDIKSSDPSVRMTSLQRFYQCMRILQRLREIYASADFATSFLEAAIRKAGIQLTVAPQDVQARPGSSFDAGARVDTLTPPPDSLAQKIPDLTYPKPAVVGTARQPVEEGDTLFASTPPPSDGSENGSTANINPNYHRDAFSIPNLDSELSISELMDLANDAEVTQNDFDALINFDDAGADFFTADDHLNLNGSGPNSKGFGFSMDPINGMSDLMGLDAGNKPDIASLGDRQLHSDHMATTTGHSNTGTAASESNGLTANVDADLGICLSG; this is encoded by the exons ATGACTGATCTCGCTGTATCCTCGACGCCTGCATCCGCAAATACCATGGAGTCTGAATCCCAGAGTAAACGTAAAGCCTCGGCGGCTGGCCTCTCTGCTAATTCTCGCCCGGTTAAGCGGCGGGCTTCGAAAgcatgctgttgctgccggGCAAGGAAAGTCCGCTGTGATGTGGTGGAGAACGGTTCGCCATGTACGAATTGCCGCTTGGATCAGGTAGAATGTGTTGTCACAGAGAGCAAAAGGAGAAA GAAATCACGGATCGAGGTTGAAAATGGCACCCGCCAGCCTTCTCAGTCGCCCGCAGATGGCCTCGATGATGCAGGAAGCTTTCTCAGAAGACTCAGCGAGTCTCACGGGCTAAATGCGGACATTGCTCCTGAATCACCATCTCAGCAGTCCGTCGACCTGGATCAAGGGCATCATATGCCGCACCTTCTGT ACCAGAGTCAGGCCAACAGAATTGGGGGAGGGAACCACTTTCGCAGGCGAATGGCCCCTAATCCTGCAGTTCCGGccactcttcctcttcaccatGTCACGTCACAGATCCAGCAGCTGTTGGATCCTTCATTCTCCAACGCGCGATCCGGTGGTGTACTTCTGCCGGACTACATCAGAGGCTTACCATCCCGATTGCAgagagaagatattgaataCCTGTCCATGAAGGGAGCACTAACAGTACCCGACGTTGGATTGAGGAACGAACTGCTCAAGGCTTACATCCACTATGTGCACACTTACATGCCTTTATTGGATTTAGAGGAGTTCTTGCAGACTATTGTGCAAAATGACGGTATTCATCGGATGAGCCTTCTGCTGTTCCAGGCTGTGATGTTTGCTGGCACGGCTTTCATCGACCTCAAGCACCTTCATGCTGCCGGTTACCCCTCGAGAAAGGCGGCCCGCAAGGTCTTCTTTCAACGAGCCCGACTTCTATATGACTTCGATTATGAAGTCGATCGAATTTCTCTCGTCCAAtccctgctgctgatgactTACTGGTATGAGACCCCTGACGACCAGAAAGACACCTGGCATTGGATGGGCGTCAGCTTGTCCTTGGCTCATACAATTGGCCTGCATCGGGACCCCGGCAATTCTCGGATGGACGCCAGGCGCCAGCGAATGTGGAAACGTATCTGGTGGAGCACATATACTCGCGATCGCTTGATTGCCCTAGGCATGAGGCGCCCTATGCGTGTCAAAGACGACGATTGTGATGTTCCAATGTTGACGCTCGACGACTTCGAATTCCATCCATTTTCGCCGGAAATCGTGAGGATGGTGGGGAACTCTGAAATTCTACAAAATGTTGAACACCAGAAAAAGCTGGCCCTTATGTTCATCGAGAAGGCGAAACTTTGCCTGTGCGTCAGTCATGTTCTATCGGCTCAGTATTCCGTCCTCAGCCACAAGTTCGGCGGGACGATGGAAACGACAATGATGTTGGTTCCCAAGAAATCAGCGGCAGAGACGTTTGAGGTTCGACGTTGCGATCAGGAATTGGAAGATTGGCTGGCCAATCTTCCTGCGGAAATTCAGTACACTCCGGCGGCATCTGCAAAGTTAACAGAAGCCCAGGAAGTCTTGCACTCTCATCGCGCGCTCCTCAAAATGGTTTATCTGACTACATCAAGCGCGCTGCACCGTCCTCAGGTCCTTCCTGCGAACCCCTTTCCGTCAATGGAcgcagagctgcaggagatctCGAGGAATAAGGTCCGATTCGCCGCGGTTGAAATCACGAATATTGCGCAGGACTTGCACAGCTTGGATTTGACGAGATATTTCCCTACCACCGGCGTCACTGTGCTTCTGCCCGCCGTCATCATCCACCTACTCGATATCAAATCGAGCGACCCCAGCGTGCGGATGACCAGCCTCCAGCGATTCTACCAGTGCATGCGCATTCTACAACGTTTGCGAGAGATTTATGCATCAGCTGACTTCGCGACATCCTTCTTGGAAGCTGCAATCCGAAAGGCTGGTATTCAGCTCACAGTGGCTCCCCAGGACGTGCAAGCTCGTCCCGGCAGCTCTTTCGATGCTGGCGCACGTGTCGATACACTGACACCTCCTCCGGATTCTCTTGCCCAGAAGATCCCTGATCTGACTTACCCGAAGCCGGCGGTGGTTGGAACTGCTCGCCAACccgtcgaagaaggcgacaCATTGTTCGCCTctacccctcccccctcgGATGGCAGTGAAAACGGCAGTACCGCCAACATTAACCCGAACTATCACCGAGATGCCTTCAGCATTCCAAATTTGGACTCGGAACTGAGTATTAGCGAGTTGATGGACTTGGCTAATGACGCCGAGGTGACTCAGAATGATTTTGACGCGCTGATCAATtttgatgatgctggtgcCGACTTCTTCACGGCCGACGATCATTTGAATCTCAACGGATCTGGCCCCAACAGCAAGGGATTTGGATTCTCCATGGATCCGATCAATGGCATGTCTGACTTAATGGGCTTAGACGCCGGAAACAAACCTGACATCGCCAGCCTGGGTGACAGGCAGCTTCACAGCGACCACATGGCCACGACAACGGGACACAGTAACACCGGGACAGCGGCCTCCGAGTCTAACGGTCTTACAGCTAATGTCGACGCCGACCTTGGCATCTGCCTAAGTGGTTGA
- a CDS encoding unc-93 family MFS transporter, whose product MASEKPEDGHQPEKEGPAITADPEPGRHGAITGKPWMYKPLKIGPLTLPWFASPEVQLVLVSFVCFLCPGMFNAVNGLGGGGQVDRTDTSNANTALYSTFAVVGFFAGSIANRIGLQLTLSFGGFGYFLYVASLLSYNHNKNAGFLIFAGALLGVCAGLLWCAQGAVMMSYPRENEKGKFIAIFWVIFNLGGVIGSLIPLGQNLHSSAGTVNDGTYIAFMVLMALGFVLAWFLSDSKYVVRKDGSRVISMKNPTWKSELLGLYETLRTDYYIVLFFPLFLASNWFYGYHFNSVNGAYFNIRTRSLNSLLYWLMQMVGAFVFGKLLDLQFLSRSMRAKLNWLILLVITMGVWGGGYAFQKQYTLETAKQDVDFTSHGYVGPMFLYMFYGFYDAAFQTCAYWFMGSLTNNGRKLANFAGFYKGIQSAGAAGMWRMDAEKTPFMTQFASCWGLLVGSLLIASPIIFFKIKDHVDVEEDLKFSDETTEDVTGIAIEDRRDSTKGESVTKHVSAS is encoded by the exons ATGGCATCCGAAAAGCCAGAAGACGGTCACCAGCCCGAGAAGGAAGGTCCCGCCATCACCGCAGACCCCGAGCCGGGCCGTCATGGCGCCATCACCGGTAAGCCGTGGATGTACAAGCCGTTGAAAATTGGCCCCTTGACTCTGCCATGGTTTGCTTCGCCTGAGGTTCAGTTGGTTCTGGTCTCGTTTGTTTGCTTCCTATGCCCCGGTATGTTCAATGCCGTCAATGGTctcggaggtggtggacagGTCGATCGAACGGACACTAGCAATGCCAACACGGCCCTGTACAGTACTTTCGCTGTTGTCGGCTTCTTCGCAGGTTCCATCGCGAACCGAATCGGTCTTCAGCTGACCCTCTCTTTTGGTGGCTTTGGCTATTTCCTCTATGTGGCATCACTTCTCTCCTACAACCACAACAAAAATGCCGGCTTCCTTATTTTCGCTGGTGCCTTGCTGGGTGTTTGTGCCGGTCTATTGTGGTGCGCGCAGGGGGCAGTCATGATGAGCTATCCGCGTGAGAACGAGAAAGGAAAATTCATCGCAATCTTCTGGGTCATCTTCAATCTTGGTGGAGTGATTGGAAGTTTG ATTCCCTTGGGACAGAATTTGCACTCGAGTGCCGGAACGGTCAATGACGGGACTTACATCGCCTTCATGGTTCTCATGGCTCTGGGATTCGTCCTCGCCTGGTTCCTTTCGGACTCCAAGTACGTCGTGCGCAAGGATGGTTCCCGCGTCATTTCGATGAAGAACCCTACCTGGAAATCGgagctcctcggcctctATGAGACTCTTCGCACCGACTACTATATCGTCCTGTTTTTCCCCTTGTTTTTGGCGAGTAACTGGTTCTACGGATACCACTTCAACAGTGTCAATGGCGCCTACTTCAACATTCGTACCCGGTCTCTCAACAGTTTACTCTATTGGCTCATGCAGATGGTTGGTGCTTTTGTCTTTGGTAAGCTTCTGGATCTGCAATTTCTTTCTCGGTCCATGCGAGCCAAGCTCAACTGgctcattctccttgtcatcACCATGGGTGTCTGGGGTGGTGGTTATGCTTTTCAGAAGCAGTATACCCTTGAGACCGCCAAGCAAGACGTCGACTTTACGTCCCATGGCTATGTTGGTCCCATGTTCCTCTACATGTTCTATGGCTTCTACGACGCAGCTTTCCAGACGTGCGCATACTG GTTTATGGGATCCCTCACCAACAACGGTCGTAAACTAGCGAACTTTGCCGGTTTCTACAAGGGAATCCAATCGGCTGGTGCTGCAGGAATGTGGCG CATGGATGCAGAAAAGACCCCCTTTATGACCCAGTTCGCCTCCTGCTGGGGATTGCTTGTTGGCAGTCTATTGATTGCTtctcccatcatcttcttcaagatcaaggatCACGTggatgtcgaggaggaccTCAAGTTTTCCGACGAAACCACCGAAGATGTGACTGGTATTGCCATCGAAGACCGCAGGGACTCAACTAAGGGAGAGTCAGTCACAAAGCATGTGTCCGCGTCCTAA
- the s1 gene encoding S10 family peptidase: MRGYGLISLLPVAAAIWAPAIHQPVTVDKRQLPKDPTGVKTIHTANNVTIRYKEPGKEGVCETTPGVKSYSGYVDISPESHTFFWFFEARHDPKNAPITLWLNGGPGSDSLIGLFEELGPCRINSTLDSTINPHSWTEVSNVLFLSQPLGFSYSEAEPGSLNPFTGVFENASSAGIQGRYPVIDATLIDTTDLAAHAAWEILQGFMGGLPQLDHRIKSKDFSLWTESYGGHYGPAFFNYFHEQNEKIANGTVEGIHLNFNSLGIINGIIDEGIQASYYPEFAVNNTYGIKLVNDTVYNYMKFANQMPNGCQDQIGYCKQTNRTSLADYAICSEATNMCRDNVEGPYYAFGNRGVYDIRHPSKDPTPESYYVDYLKKDWVMNAIGVNINYTQSNNDVYYAFQQTGDFVWPNFLEDLEEILKLPVRVSLIYGDADYICNWFGGEAVSLAVNYTHTEQFRAAGYTPMVVDGVEYGETREYGNFSFTRVYQAGHEVPYYQPVASLQLFNRTLFGWDIAKGTTKIGPDYSTSGKAKATHTESSVPLPTATPSTSVH; encoded by the exons ATGCGTGGGTAcggcttgatttccttgttgcCAGTGGCTGCAGCCATTTGGGCACCAGCGATACATCAACCGGTGACTGTTGATAAACGACAGTTGCCCAAAGACCCTACCGGAGTGAAGACTATCCATACCGCCAACAATGTTACGATTCGCTACAAGGAACCTGGAAAGGAGGGCGTTTGCGAGACCACGCCTGGGGTCAAATCATACTCTGGCTACGTTGACATTTCGCCAGAGTCTCATACCTTCTTCTGGTTTTTCGAAGCACGTCATGACCCCAAAAATGCCCCCATTACTCTCTGGCTGAACGGTGGTCCTGGAAGTGATTCTTTAATTGGGTTGTTTGAAG AATTGGGGCCTTGCAGGATCAATTCAACATTGGACTCCACTATCAATCCCCACTCGTGGACTGAAGTTTCGAATGTGCTGTTCCTGTCTCAGCCTCTGG GATTTTCCTACAGCGAGGCAGAACCCGGCTCGCTGAATCCTTTCACTGGTGTTTTTGAAAATGCATCTTCGGCCGGCATTCAAGGCCGATATCCCGTCATTGACGCTACCCTAATTG ACACTACCGATCTTGCTGCTCACGCCGCTTGGGAGATTCTTCAAGGCTTCATGGGTGGTCTACCGCAGTTGGATCACAGAATCAAGTCGAAAGATTTCAGTCTGTGGACCGAAAGTTATGGAGG CCACTATGGCCCAGCG TTCTTCAATTACTTCCATGAGCAAAATGAGAAAATCGCCAATGGTACCGTGGAAGGAATTCACCTCAACTTTAACTCCCTCGGTATTATCAACGGTATCATCGACGAGGGCATTCAG GCAAGCTACTACCCGGAGTTTGCAGTGAACAATACCTACGGTATCAAACTC GTCAATGATACCGTGTACAACTACATGAAATTCGCAAACCAGATGCCAAATGGCTGTCAAGACCAAATCGGATATTGCAAGCAGACAAACCGTACATCTTTGGCAGATTACGCGATCTGCAGCGAGGCCACGAACATGTGCCGAGACAATGTCG AGGGGCCATACTATGCATTTGGTAACCGTGGCGTATATGACATCCGGCACCCGTCCAAG GATCCTACCCCGGAATCGTACTACGTCGACTACCTCAAGAAAGACTGGGTCATGAACGCCATCGGAGTGAACATCAATTACACCCAGTCAAACAATGATGTTTACTACGCCTTCCAGCAGACGGGCGACTTCGTCTGGCCCAATTTCCTCGAAGACCTggaggagatcctcaagctgcCCGTGCGCGTGTCGCTCATCTACGGTGACGCCGACTACATCTGCAACTGGTTCGGTGGCGAGGCCGTCTCCCTCGCCGTGAACTACACCCATACTGAGCAGTTCCGCGCCGCCGGGTACACCCCGATGGTGGTTGATGGGGTCGAGTATGGCGAAACTCGCGAGTACGGCAACTTCTCGTTCACCCGCGTGTACCAGGCCGGCCACGAGGTCCCCTACTACCAGCCTGTCGCGTCGCTGCAGCTCTTCAACCGCACTCTCTTCGGCTGGGACATTGCCAAGGGCACTACCAAGATTGGTCCCGATTACAGCACCAgcggcaaggccaaggcgaCGCATACGGAGTCTTCCGTGCCCTTGCCTACCGCGACACCTAGCACCAGTGTCCACTGA